The proteins below are encoded in one region of Planctopirus limnophila DSM 3776:
- a CDS encoding NAD-dependent epimerase/dehydratase family protein — MTNSPRVDVLIFGCGYVGLQVACQFVSAGLSCAAVTRSQEKAAFLKSQSIEPVLAEITTAQSLEVLPAAKRILWAVGYDRNSTASKREVYVDGLRNALIATAPAAESVVSISSTSVWGFDDGRWVDETTPVSPTTEGGEICATAEEVVRTHCPAGKSTILRLAGIYGPGRLLAKVEALKHQQPIAGSGEAWLNLIHQADAAALAYRLLCEGGPEVVVGVDREPVRRIDYYSELARRIGSAPPVFDEASLPKRGSGGLNKRVRSQFPDQFEFRYESYRSGLAQAVESPPTV, encoded by the coding sequence ATGACGAATTCCCCCAGGGTTGATGTGTTGATTTTTGGCTGTGGCTATGTGGGATTGCAGGTTGCGTGCCAGTTTGTCTCAGCCGGGCTTAGCTGTGCTGCAGTGACACGCAGCCAGGAAAAAGCGGCGTTTCTGAAAAGCCAGTCGATCGAACCGGTTCTCGCGGAAATCACCACTGCCCAATCACTCGAAGTACTTCCTGCTGCCAAGCGGATCCTCTGGGCCGTTGGTTATGACCGCAATTCCACCGCCAGCAAGCGTGAGGTCTACGTCGATGGGTTGCGAAATGCACTGATCGCGACGGCTCCTGCCGCTGAGTCTGTGGTATCCATTTCGAGTACCAGTGTCTGGGGGTTTGATGATGGACGCTGGGTCGATGAAACAACGCCTGTTTCCCCGACAACTGAAGGTGGCGAAATCTGTGCGACAGCCGAAGAGGTTGTGAGAACCCATTGCCCCGCTGGAAAGTCTACCATTTTGCGACTAGCGGGAATTTACGGCCCCGGACGTTTGCTGGCGAAAGTGGAGGCACTGAAACATCAGCAGCCGATTGCCGGTTCAGGAGAGGCATGGCTCAACCTCATCCATCAGGCCGATGCGGCTGCTTTAGCCTATCGATTACTCTGTGAAGGAGGGCCAGAAGTTGTGGTGGGGGTTGATCGAGAACCTGTTCGGCGGATTGACTATTACAGCGAACTGGCACGTCGAATTGGATCGGCACCACCAGTATTCGATGAAGCCTCTCTTCCGAAACGAGGCTCCGGCGGGCTCAATAAGCGGGTTCGTTCTCAATTTCCCGATCAATTCGAATTTCGCTATGAAAGTTATCGCTCAGGCCTCGCTCAAGCGGTGGAATCACCTCCAACCGTATGA
- a CDS encoding DUF11 domain-containing protein yields MTRKLLTSATRPLSCGLPAMLIDHLKSHRLLPRRLILGGLMLAAAGSTGCTTQRAVTAMRQISEPPAYLIIVNDEITVRGQSPDDSGNMAGRVKLGSKSANGRQVQTVSHTPAIEALPVGMKIEVCPPDRRVVAGCPDPKICPPPFAPGFTMAECYLMECKKRYPDEYICDGGDRGLPVHYDSVGIQGLETEDTVAEFVDHTGKERVKPSSRVCVYAPRFAAVRSVSVPAVGEAVSELANVAGSTGDRSMRAQTKIDQSAQQTPTGGLRMRSRSSGLESTSGQGDFASITRLAAHEKLVNLFQDIGFLRTGLMEVDDVAAIQQGMQASMAWSREQSPIIAAKLDVPIEGRSDVHAAVITLIDDAKNNEPGELRVVKLADKQDAVSGDVIEFVIRFDNLGPNAVSGVRLIDNLTPRLSYIPDSATCTLPGQLVVTPNGVGSEILIWELENSLEARKGGVITFKARVR; encoded by the coding sequence ATGACTCGGAAACTCCTCACAAGTGCGACTCGCCCACTATCGTGCGGGCTCCCTGCGATGCTCATCGATCACCTGAAGAGCCATCGTCTGCTGCCACGTCGTCTGATTCTGGGTGGCCTGATGCTGGCAGCTGCCGGTTCGACAGGTTGTACCACTCAGCGGGCTGTCACAGCCATGCGGCAGATTTCTGAGCCTCCCGCCTATCTGATCATCGTGAATGACGAAATCACGGTTCGAGGACAATCGCCCGACGATTCCGGCAACATGGCAGGTCGGGTCAAGCTAGGTTCGAAATCAGCGAATGGCCGACAGGTTCAAACCGTCAGTCATACTCCGGCTATCGAAGCACTTCCCGTGGGGATGAAGATCGAAGTTTGTCCTCCCGATCGACGAGTTGTCGCCGGTTGTCCTGATCCCAAAATCTGCCCACCACCGTTTGCACCTGGCTTTACCATGGCCGAGTGCTACCTGATGGAATGCAAAAAACGTTATCCCGACGAATACATTTGTGATGGTGGAGATCGCGGTCTGCCGGTGCATTACGACTCTGTGGGTATTCAAGGTCTTGAAACTGAAGACACTGTGGCTGAATTCGTCGATCACACAGGCAAAGAGCGAGTCAAGCCCTCAAGCCGCGTATGTGTGTATGCACCTCGATTTGCCGCCGTTCGTTCTGTCAGCGTCCCTGCCGTCGGTGAAGCGGTGAGCGAGCTGGCGAATGTTGCCGGCTCGACAGGCGATCGCAGTATGCGAGCTCAGACCAAAATCGATCAATCGGCCCAGCAGACTCCGACCGGTGGCTTGAGAATGCGTTCGCGCTCCAGTGGTTTGGAATCAACCTCTGGCCAGGGAGATTTTGCTTCGATTACCCGGCTCGCCGCTCATGAAAAGCTGGTCAATCTTTTCCAGGACATTGGCTTTCTGCGAACAGGTTTGATGGAAGTGGATGACGTGGCTGCTATTCAGCAGGGGATGCAGGCTTCGATGGCCTGGAGCCGAGAGCAGTCGCCGATCATTGCTGCCAAACTCGATGTGCCGATTGAAGGCCGCAGTGATGTGCATGCTGCTGTGATCACCTTGATCGATGATGCCAAAAACAACGAACCCGGTGAACTTCGTGTGGTCAAGCTGGCCGACAAGCAGGATGCCGTCAGTGGTGATGTGATTGAATTCGTCATTCGCTTCGACAACCTTGGCCCTAATGCGGTCTCAGGAGTGCGGCTGATTGATAACCTCACGCCACGATTGTCATACATTCCTGACAGTGCTACCTGCACGTTGCCAGGCCAGCTGGTGGTCACACCCAATGGCGTAGGGAGTGAGATCCTGATCTGGGAACTCGAAAACTCTCTCGAAGCCCGTAAAGGTGGCGTCATCACCTTCAAGGCCCGCGTCCGGTAA